A window of Micromonospora eburnea genomic DNA:
GAGGCCGGCGGCCGTTTTCCCTGGGTCCGGGACGTGCTGCTCACCGGTGACGTGGTGCCGCTGGCTCTGCTGGACCGGATCACCGACGCGTTCCCGAACGCTCGGCTGTGGAACGTCTACGGCTGCACCGAGACCAACGACAGCTTCCTCTGTCGCGTCGATCCGGACGAGGTACGCGCGCAAGGCGCGATGCCGATCGGCCACCCGATCGACGGCGTCGAGGTGTCCGTGCTCGACGCCGACGGCGCGGAGGTCACCGGCGCGGGCACCGGTGAGCTGGTGGTCCGTACGCCGTTCCGGGCCCGGGGCTACCTGGACGCCCGCCTGGACGCCGAGCGGTGGCGGGACGGCTGGTTCCGGACCGGTGACCTGGTCCGGCGGGACGCCTCCGGGGCGTACTTCCTCACCGGACGCAACGACCACCAGGTCAAGGTCCGCGGGGTCCGGACGAACCTGCAGGAGGTGGAGCAGGTGGTGCTCGCCCATCCGGGGGTGCTGGAGGCGGCTGTGGTCGCCGTACCGGACTCGAACGAGGGCAACGTCCTGCTCGCCGTGGTCCGCCCGACACCGGCGTCGGGGGTCAATGGGCTGCACCTGCGGCTGCACTGTGCCGCCGCGCTGCCCCGTACGGCCATTCCCGGCGCGTTCGAGCTGGTTGATGAGGCGCTGCCCCGGACGTCCACCGGAAAGGTCGACCGCAACGCCCTGCGCGCGCGTCGCGGCCGGGCCCTCGCCGGAACCATCGAGAGGAGTTGACGTCGTGATCAGATGGACCGAGGAACAGCGTGAGCTGCGCACCCTGGCCGAGGAGCTGGGCGCGGCGGCGGGCGAAGGTCACCTCGAACGCGACGCGGGCCGCGAGTTCGGCCACGCGGCCTGGAAGCTGATCCGGGAGACCGGGCTGCTGGGCCTGCCGTTCGACGAGCGGTGGGGCGGGCTCGGCCAGGACCTGCTCACCACCATGTACGTCCTCGAAGGACTGGGGTACGCGTGCCGCGACGGTGGATTCAGCTTCTCCGTCTCCACGCAGATCGTGAGCACCGGGGTACCGCTGCAACGGTTCGGCTCGGCTCAGCTCAAGGATCGCTACCTGCCCCGGATCAGCGACGGCTCGCTCATCGGGGCGCACGCGATCACCGAGCCGTCAGGCGGCTCCGACGTGATGGCCATGCGCACCACCGCGGTCCGCGACGGCGACGACTACGTGCTCAACGGCAGCAAGGCCTTCGTCACCAACGGGCCGATCGCCGACGTGATCGTGGTGTACGCGCTGACCGGCAAGCGGGGCAGCCCCGCCGCCCTGACCGCGTTCCTGGTGGAGCGGGACACGCCGGGCCTGGTGGTCGGGCCACCGGTGGCGAAGATGGGGCTCGCCACCTCACCGTTCTCGGAGCTGTTCTTCGACGACTGCCGGGTCCCGGCGGCGAACGTGGTGGGCTCGCCCAACGCCGGTTTCCTGGTGATGGACCACGTCATGAAGTGGGAGATCCTCTGCTCCTTCGTGATCAACGTCGGCGAGATGCAGCACCGGTTGGAGCGGTCCGTCGAGTACGCCCGGTCCCGGACGCAGTTCGGCCAGAAGATCGGTTCCTTCCAGTCGGTGTCGAACCGCCTCGCCGACATGCACATCGCGGTGGAGAGCTCCCGCAAGTGGCTCTATGACACCGCGCAGCGGTACAGCAACGGCGAGAACGTCACCATCGACATCGCCGCCAGCAAGCTGATCACCAGCGAGAACAACGTCGCCGTCGCGCTCGCCGCCGTCCAGCTCTTCGGCGGTTACGGCTACACCAGCGAGTACGGCCTGGAGAAGGACCTGCGCGACTCCGTCGCCGGAACCATCTACTCCGGCACCTCGGACATCCAGCGCCAACGTATCGCCAGGATGCTCGGCCTCTGACACCCCTTCCGCACGCCACACCCGTCCACTCCTCTGGAGGACCTTCACCATGTCGACAAACGTCACCGAACCCGCCCTGCTCGAGCCCACCGAGTTCCTCGACCACGACTCCGCCGTCGTCCGCGAATTCGTGGCCCGGACCCTGCCGGACGGCGGCACGGGGATGACGCCGACCGAGCGGGCGATCGCCCTCTACTACGCCGTTCGGGACGGCATCCACTACGAGGTGTACGGGGCCGACCTGTCCCGCCACGGCCTCAAGGCCAGCTCGACGATCACCCGCGGGATGGGCTTCTGCGTCCACAAGTCGATCGTGTACGCCGCCGCGATGCGCTCGGTGGGCGTGCCGAGCCGGATCTACTACGGCGACGTCCGCAACCATCTCGCCTCGCCCCAGCTGGAGGAGCTGATGGGCGGCAACCTCTTCACCTACCACAGCCTGACGACGGTTCTCCTGAACGGCCGGTGGGTCCGGGCGACCCCGGTCTTCAACAAGATGCTCTGCCGGCTCTACCAGATCAAGCCGCTGGAGTTCGACGGGCTGACCGACTCGATGTACCACCCGTACGACGAGGAGGGGCGCCGGCACATGGAGTTCGTCCGGGAGCACGGCGAGTTCGACGACGTCCCGTACGACATGGTCGTCGATGGCATCCGCGCCAACCACCCCAAGCTCTTCGCCAGCCAGCACGTCACGGCCCGGGGTTCCCTGCTGGCTGAGGCGACAGCCCGGGGAGGTGCGTGATGAGCCGGGCTCGGTACGCCCCGGTCCAGCGGGGCCAGGTCGACCTGGAACTGGTCGTTCCGGCGTTCAACGAGGCCGCCCGGCTGCCCGCCACCCTCGCCGAGCTGACCAGCTTCCTGGCCGGCCAGCGCTGGCGGTCCCGGGTCGTGGTGGTCGACAACGGCAGCACCGACGGCACCGCCACCATCGTCAGTGCTCAGGACTGGGACGCCGAGGTTGTCGTGGTCGGGTGCTCCCGGCCGGGCAAGGGTGCGGCGGTCCGGCGGGGCATCGCCGGCAGCGGGGCCCGGTTCGTCGGGTTCGTTGACGCTGACCTCTCCACTCCGGTGTCGACCCTGACCCGGGCGGTCGCCGAACTGGAGGGGGGCGCGGCGGCGGCGATCGCGTCCCGGCACGCTCCCGGAGCCGAGCTGGCCCACCCGCAGCCGGTCACCCGCCGGCTGGGCGGTTCCGTGTTCCGGGCGCTGGCCCGACAGCTCGTTCCCGGGGTGCACGACACCCAGTGCGGCTTCAAGGTCTTCGATCGGCTGGCGGTGCAGTTCGCGCTGAAGCGCTGCCACCTCAGCGGGTTCGCGTTCGACGTGGAACTGCTGCGGCAGATCCGCCGGGTCGGGGGCCGGATCGCCGAGGTCCCGGTCGTCTGGACCGACGACGAGCGGTCCACGTTTCGCCCGCTGCGGGACGGTTCGGCAGCCTTCGCCGATCTGTTTCGCCTCTACCGGGCCGATCTGATCGACACCGCCCGGACGGGTGCGCGATGAGCCCGCCCCGGCCGGCCCCCGCCGGTCGCCGGGTGCTGGTGGTCAGCCGGCACGACGTACGACACCCCGGGGCGGGCGCGGCGGAACGCTACCTGTACGAGGTCAGCCGCCGCTGGGTGGCGGACGGCGCCGAGGTCACCTGGCTGGTGACCGGGCGGGCGGGCGGGCCCACCGAGGAAAGGGTCGCCGGGGTACGCGTCCTGCGCGCCGCCCGCCCGCTGGGTGCCGTCGCCCGGCTGATCCGAGGCGGCGACTGGTTCGACGTGGTCCTGACCACCTCTGGCCGGTCGGCCGGCGCGCTCCGGCTGCTGACCGGCCGACCCGTACCGGTGGTCGAGGTCGTCCACCGGGTCCGGCGGCGGGCCGTCGGCCGCCTGGAACGACTGCTCGGCTCGATGGGCCGGTGGAGCCGGACGGCCCGGGCCGTGGTGGCGCTCTCCCCGTCGGCCCGGCACGACCTACGCCGCAGGCACCGCCGCCAGGGGCCGATCTTCATCGTGCCGCCCGGCGCGGCGGCACCCGCCCTGGTCGACGCCGGTCAACGGGCCGACGTGCCGACCGTCGTGGTCGATGTCGACATGGTCGCCGAGGAGCGGATCGACCTCCTGATCGAGGCGCTGCCCACGGTCGTCGCCGCGCTGCCCGGTCTGCGGGTCGAGGTCCTCGGTGACGGGCCGGAGCTGGCCCGGCTGCGCCGGCTCGTCGGGTCCTCGCGGCTGGTCGGGTCGGTGACCCTGCACGGCCCGGTCACCGACGACGACCGGGACAGGTGGCTACGTCGTGCCTGGCTGACCGTCTGCACCGGCGAGGGCGAGGTGTGCGGCTCCCGGCTGCTCACGGCCGCCGCGTACGGGGTGCCCGCCGTCGTGTTGGCGGCGCCGGGCGCACGGGACTTCCTGCGTGCCGGCCGCACCGGGGAGGTCGTCGACTCCGCCGGCCAACTGCCGGCCACGCTGATCGACCGGCTGACCGCGTTGCGCGACGAGGAAGTCGCCCACCGGGTGGCCGACCTGTGCCGGGCCTGGGCCGCCCGGTTCACCTGGGAGCGCACCGCCGGCCTTCTCGCCGGGGTGGTCGAGCACCAGATCCGCATGGTCCGCTCCGACCTCGCCCGCCGCCGGTCGGCCCGCTCCGACATCGCCACGCTGGTCCGGCTGCCGGAGGGCGGGTCGGTACCGGCCGACGCGCTGCGGCCGACCGACGAGGTGGCGACGGTGGAAGGACAGGTCAGCGTCCTGCTCAACGGCTGTGACGAGTTCGACGCCCTCGGGGTGCTGGCCCGCCTCGGGGTGACCGCCGCCCAGCTCCGCCTGGCCGGGCACGACGAGCTACTGATCGGCCCGCACCCGCTTCCGCCGGCCCTGGCCGGCCGTCCACTCACCTTCGACAGGAGCTGACCATGCAGACGACAGAGCTTCGATCCACGCGACCGAGCCGGCGACTCGGCATCGGCACGATGGCGGCGGTGGTGCTCGCGGCACTCGCGCTGGCCGTGATCGCCGAGGCGATCTTCACTCGGGATCCGTACTGGGCGTTGCGCTGGACCGTGGACCTCAAGGTCTACCTGGCCAGCGGCGAGGCGGTCCGGAACGGCACCTCGCTCTACGACGTGGCGATCCAGAACCCGATGTACGGGCCGATGCCGTACCTCTACCCACCGTTGACCGCGATCCTGTTCTTCGTACCGCTCTCCCTGCTGCCGATCGGCGCGGCGAGCCTGGTGTGGAACACCGCGTCGCTGATCGCCCTGGGCGCGGTCGCCTGGCTCTCGTTGGGCATCGCCGGGGTCCGCACTCCGCGTACCCGTGCCGTGCTGACCCTGCTCGTGCTGTTCCTGGCCACCTGGCTGCTGCCGGTACGGATCCAGCTCATCGCCGGCCAGATCAACATGTTTCTGCTGCTGCTGGTGCTGCTGGACTTCCGCGGCTACACCGGCCGCTGGCGCGGGGTGGGCATCGGGGTCGCCGCCGGCCTGAAGGTCACCCCGTTGATATTCATCGGCTACCTGGTGGTGACCCGGCAGTGGCGGGCCGCCGGTACGGCGGTTGCGGCCTTCCTCGGCACGGTGCTCATCGGTTTCGTGATGCTGCCCGGGGATGCGGCGCGGTACTGGGGTGGCCTGGTGCTGCACTCGTCCCGGGCCGGCGGGGTCTGGGACACCCCGAACCAGTCGCTGGCCGGGGCACTGGCCCGGGGGGTGTCGAGCACCCAGTTCGCGCACTGGTGGCTGGGGGCCCTGGCGGTCGTGGCGGTCTTCGGCCTGGCGGTGGCCCGCTACGCGCACCGGCAAGGTTCGGATTTCCTCGGCTTCTCGGCCGCCGCCATCACCGGTTTGCTGGTCTCTCCGGTGAGTTGGGAGCACCACTGGGTCTACGTGATCCCGCTGCTGATCTGGCTGGCCGTCCGGGCGTACCGGACCCGCTCCGCCGGTCTCGCCACGGCAACGGCGGTGCTGGTGGCGGTCTTTTCGGTGCGGGTCTTCTCCCTGCTGGGCATCCAGGAGTCGCCGCCGGCCCCGATGGCTCTTGCCGGGTGGGAGCAGGTGATCGCCGCGATGTTTCCGCTGGCCGGCCTGCTGCTGCTCCTGGTCGGCCCGCTCTGGCTGCGCCGGGCCAGCCTGGTTCCGGCGGCTCGGCCCGCCCACCGGGTGCTGGTCGCCGAGCCGGCCGGGGCCACAGCGGGTTGAGCCGGTACGGCGGTGCCGTGGGGGACGACGCTTCCGGTGTCGTCCCCCACGGCCACATCCACGGGCGGCCGCCCGGCGCGGACGGCGACCGGGTCCCCGTGGAACCCTCGCCCGTCGGGGTTCGGCGTCGGCGCTCAGCCGGCGGACGGTGGTGCGGTGCTGCCCCGGACGACCAGTTCGGTGGGGAGCAGGACGTGTTCGGCGGCACCTGACCGGCCGGCGCGCCGGTCCTCGATCGCCTGGCTGAGCGCCGCCGCCGACAGCCGCCCCTTGGCCTGGACGTCCTGCCGGACGGTGGTCAGGGTGGGTCGGATCTGCACGGCCAGCGGATTGTCGTCGAAGCCAACCACGGACAGCTCGTCGGGGACGCGGATGCCGAGCTCCTCGGCGGCCTGGAGCGCGCCGTAGGCGACCGCGTCGGAGAAGCAGAGCAGCCCGGTGGGTCGGTCCGGCCGGTCCAGTAGCAGCCGGGCGGCGGCCTTTGCCTGCGCCAGGTCGGTCCCGGCCTGGCGGGCCATCAGCGGGGTGATGCCGGCCGCGTCGAGCGCATCGCGCCACCCGAGCATTCGCTGCTTGGAGGCGTGCCCGTCAACGGTGACGTCCTCGGGGGTGATGAGCCCGTGCGTGCCGTGCAGGCCGGAGAGGAGCAGCCCGATCCGCCGGTGCCCCAGGTCGATGAGGTGCTGCGCGGCGGCCCGGGCACCGGAGCGGTCGTCCACGTTGACCGCGGGAATTCCCTCGACCGGGTCCTGGTCCACATAGACCAGGGGCAGCCTGCGGCGGGTAAGGAACTGGACGGCGGTCGACGTCGGGTCGCAGGAGTAGACCACGGCCCCGTCGATCGCGACGTCGCGCGCGGGAATGATCTCGCCGTCGTCGGACGACGTCAGCAGGGTGAGCGACAGCCCGGTCGGGCCGAGCTGCTCGGCGATGGCGCCGAGAAAGCTGGTGGCGACCAGGTCGGTGAAGGCGAAGCGGAGTGAGGACGTCAGCACGATCCCGACCGCACCGGTGGTGCCTCTGGCCAGGGCACGGGCGGCGGGGTCGGGACCGACGTAGCCGATCTCCCGGGCGGTGGCGAGAATCCGCTCGCGGAGTGCCGCGGAGAGCTGGTCCGGCTTGGAGAAGGCATTCGACACGGTCATCCGACTCACACCGACCTTGTCGGCGATCGTCTGCAATGTCGCCCGGGACGCCACGTCACCGCCAGTCATTGGATCTACGCCCGCCGCCGGCCAGGCTATCAAACGCCGGTTCAAGCCGGCCCGATCGCGCGGGCGGCACGAATGAGGCCCCTGCTGAGCGCCGCACGGGCGGCCCGGGTGCGCCGCGGCTTCTCGACGTGCGGGATGACCGGGGCGTTGGACCGGGCGCTGTTGAACTCGAACTCGACGTCGTTGAGGGCGGTGACGAAGGCGGCGGGCATTTCCATGGCGGTCTCCTGACGCTCCGAGCCTCTTCTGTATCGGTACAGTAACCCCGGATTCTGTACCGGTCAAGAGCCTTCCTGGACCGGTACAGAAAAGCCCGTCGCGAAGCTCGCCGCAGCCTTGACCGTCACGCCCGGCCGGCCCATCCCGGTTGGCCGCCAGTTGCCCGGTTCCCGTCCTTCCGGTGAATCTCCGGACGGAAAATGACCTGGTGCGCCGTCTGCTCCGTCGTCCCGTGCGGCTGGTGCCGTTCGGGTTCCTGGCGGCGATCCTCTTCGGCACCGGCCTGCTGATGCTGCCCTGGGCCACCAGC
This region includes:
- a CDS encoding glycosyltransferase family 4 protein: MSPPRPAPAGRRVLVVSRHDVRHPGAGAAERYLYEVSRRWVADGAEVTWLVTGRAGGPTEERVAGVRVLRAARPLGAVARLIRGGDWFDVVLTTSGRSAGALRLLTGRPVPVVEVVHRVRRRAVGRLERLLGSMGRWSRTARAVVALSPSARHDLRRRHRRQGPIFIVPPGAAAPALVDAGQRADVPTVVVDVDMVAEERIDLLIEALPTVVAALPGLRVEVLGDGPELARLRRLVGSSRLVGSVTLHGPVTDDDRDRWLRRAWLTVCTGEGEVCGSRLLTAAAYGVPAVVLAAPGARDFLRAGRTGEVVDSAGQLPATLIDRLTALRDEEVAHRVADLCRAWAARFTWERTAGLLAGVVEHQIRMVRSDLARRRSARSDIATLVRLPEGGSVPADALRPTDEVATVEGQVSVLLNGCDEFDALGVLARLGVTAAQLRLAGHDELLIGPHPLPPALAGRPLTFDRS
- a CDS encoding LacI family DNA-binding transcriptional regulator, translated to MTGGDVASRATLQTIADKVGVSRMTVSNAFSKPDQLSAALRERILATAREIGYVGPDPAARALARGTTGAVGIVLTSSLRFAFTDLVATSFLGAIAEQLGPTGLSLTLLTSSDDGEIIPARDVAIDGAVVYSCDPTSTAVQFLTRRRLPLVYVDQDPVEGIPAVNVDDRSGARAAAQHLIDLGHRRIGLLLSGLHGTHGLITPEDVTVDGHASKQRMLGWRDALDAAGITPLMARQAGTDLAQAKAAARLLLDRPDRPTGLLCFSDAVAYGALQAAEELGIRVPDELSVVGFDDNPLAVQIRPTLTTVRQDVQAKGRLSAAALSQAIEDRRAGRSGAAEHVLLPTELVVRGSTAPPSAG
- a CDS encoding glycosyltransferase encodes the protein MSRARYAPVQRGQVDLELVVPAFNEAARLPATLAELTSFLAGQRWRSRVVVVDNGSTDGTATIVSAQDWDAEVVVVGCSRPGKGAAVRRGIAGSGARFVGFVDADLSTPVSTLTRAVAELEGGAAAAIASRHAPGAELAHPQPVTRRLGGSVFRALARQLVPGVHDTQCGFKVFDRLAVQFALKRCHLSGFAFDVELLRQIRRVGGRIAEVPVVWTDDERSTFRPLRDGSAAFADLFRLYRADLIDTARTGAR
- a CDS encoding AMP-binding protein: MPTRSFCTAFREQVRGRPDAPALFWAGRQISYRDLAHLVVAAERALADLALDPELPLCVPAVKSPETIALLIAAFAADRRVLLPSASLGSESLTRLSAEVGCAHILRATPDGLTVRASGADGRRLPGAGLLLTTSGSTGTPKVVDLAADGVDAFLAWAGRAFRIGPDARVLNYAPLNFDLCLLDVWAALAAGACVELVDPDRAVDGAWLAELCRDRKPTVVQAVPLFFRLVTEAGGRFPWVRDVLLTGDVVPLALLDRITDAFPNARLWNVYGCTETNDSFLCRVDPDEVRAQGAMPIGHPIDGVEVSVLDADGAEVTGAGTGELVVRTPFRARGYLDARLDAERWRDGWFRTGDLVRRDASGAYFLTGRNDHQVKVRGVRTNLQEVEQVVLAHPGVLEAAVVAVPDSNEGNVLLAVVRPTPASGVNGLHLRLHCAAALPRTAIPGAFELVDEALPRTSTGKVDRNALRARRGRALAGTIERS
- a CDS encoding glycosyltransferase 87 family protein, which produces MQTTELRSTRPSRRLGIGTMAAVVLAALALAVIAEAIFTRDPYWALRWTVDLKVYLASGEAVRNGTSLYDVAIQNPMYGPMPYLYPPLTAILFFVPLSLLPIGAASLVWNTASLIALGAVAWLSLGIAGVRTPRTRAVLTLLVLFLATWLLPVRIQLIAGQINMFLLLLVLLDFRGYTGRWRGVGIGVAAGLKVTPLIFIGYLVVTRQWRAAGTAVAAFLGTVLIGFVMLPGDAARYWGGLVLHSSRAGGVWDTPNQSLAGALARGVSSTQFAHWWLGALAVVAVFGLAVARYAHRQGSDFLGFSAAAITGLLVSPVSWEHHWVYVIPLLIWLAVRAYRTRSAGLATATAVLVAVFSVRVFSLLGIQESPPAPMALAGWEQVIAAMFPLAGLLLLLVGPLWLRRASLVPAARPAHRVLVAEPAGATAG
- a CDS encoding acyl-CoA dehydrogenase family protein, whose product is MIRWTEEQRELRTLAEELGAAAGEGHLERDAGREFGHAAWKLIRETGLLGLPFDERWGGLGQDLLTTMYVLEGLGYACRDGGFSFSVSTQIVSTGVPLQRFGSAQLKDRYLPRISDGSLIGAHAITEPSGGSDVMAMRTTAVRDGDDYVLNGSKAFVTNGPIADVIVVYALTGKRGSPAALTAFLVERDTPGLVVGPPVAKMGLATSPFSELFFDDCRVPAANVVGSPNAGFLVMDHVMKWEILCSFVINVGEMQHRLERSVEYARSRTQFGQKIGSFQSVSNRLADMHIAVESSRKWLYDTAQRYSNGENVTIDIAASKLITSENNVAVALAAVQLFGGYGYTSEYGLEKDLRDSVAGTIYSGTSDIQRQRIARMLGL
- a CDS encoding transglutaminase-like domain-containing protein, whose translation is MSTNVTEPALLEPTEFLDHDSAVVREFVARTLPDGGTGMTPTERAIALYYAVRDGIHYEVYGADLSRHGLKASSTITRGMGFCVHKSIVYAAAMRSVGVPSRIYYGDVRNHLASPQLEELMGGNLFTYHSLTTVLLNGRWVRATPVFNKMLCRLYQIKPLEFDGLTDSMYHPYDEEGRRHMEFVREHGEFDDVPYDMVVDGIRANHPKLFASQHVTARGSLLAEATARGGA